One genomic window of Rhizomicrobium sp. includes the following:
- a CDS encoding ATP-binding protein produces MLKKVTLVLTLCLFGANGLRAGEAAPSGNADELIAGAKKAMMADPNAALQKARAAEAIAVRLAASPGQKGAVATSLWLEAEALTRINKITEARAALDRAIRIANEDGEINKLDGDLALSDARIADISGDVAHALKSFQKAHDIFARLGQARSQSIALQGLGSIYDEAHDFAREIRYYNDAQRIYSDDPAVELSIANNLGFALQQMGRYDEAIENFQRALDISRKLKSAYLEESILPNLAAVYAKQHNFAAATDAVNEALGHLARGDQNGSAPFVWGVKAEIDFERGALETAARDLDKAFHGVDLTTTISPFRDMHEIAYKVYRAQGNYPLALAHLEAFKRLDDQGRSLAASANLALIGAQFDFATQLFEIEHLRSEQLKRDISLRESRAATQTVIFAAMMLGVVLLMLWIGWRHLLVRRHRNAITQKNVELTRTLSERDIEIARRNEVEAHLRLAMEAAEEANRAKSHFLANMSHELRTPLNAIIGFSELMAHGAITGPKLKEYAADINISGQNLLRILNDILDMARIDAGTVTLTENEMPLGEIVESAVREIENTPAAAGKTIRMDGGARQVRVRGDDKRLRQILVNLLSNAAKFTGRDAAISIATELVEDGVDIVVTDNGVGIPEDKLATVMEPFGQAESTYARLHGGVGLGLPIVRSLVRLHGGRFTLTSEVDRGTVARVHLPAERVLFAFWTGKVAAAS; encoded by the coding sequence ATGTTAAAGAAGGTTACCCTAGTCCTAACGCTTTGCCTCTTCGGCGCGAACGGCCTGCGCGCCGGCGAAGCCGCACCCTCCGGGAACGCCGACGAACTCATCGCGGGCGCCAAGAAGGCGATGATGGCGGACCCCAACGCCGCCCTGCAAAAGGCGCGGGCCGCCGAAGCGATCGCCGTGCGCCTCGCCGCGTCGCCCGGCCAGAAAGGCGCCGTCGCGACCAGCCTGTGGCTGGAGGCCGAGGCGCTCACGCGCATCAACAAGATCACCGAGGCGCGCGCCGCTCTCGACCGCGCGATCAGGATCGCGAACGAGGACGGCGAGATCAACAAGCTCGACGGCGATCTGGCGCTGTCCGACGCGCGCATCGCGGACATCAGCGGCGACGTCGCCCATGCGCTCAAGAGCTTCCAGAAGGCGCACGACATCTTCGCCAGGCTCGGCCAGGCGCGCAGCCAGTCGATCGCGCTCCAGGGGCTGGGCAGCATCTACGACGAAGCGCACGATTTCGCGCGCGAGATCCGCTATTACAACGACGCCCAGCGCATCTATTCCGACGATCCGGCGGTCGAGCTGTCGATCGCGAACAATCTGGGCTTCGCCCTGCAGCAGATGGGCCGCTACGACGAGGCGATCGAGAATTTCCAGCGCGCGCTCGACATCAGCCGCAAGCTCAAGAGCGCATATCTGGAAGAAAGCATCCTGCCGAACCTCGCCGCGGTCTATGCCAAGCAGCACAATTTCGCCGCCGCGACGGACGCGGTGAACGAAGCGCTCGGCCATCTCGCCAGGGGCGACCAGAACGGCTCGGCGCCGTTCGTGTGGGGCGTCAAGGCCGAGATCGATTTCGAGCGCGGCGCGCTGGAGACCGCGGCGCGCGACCTCGACAAGGCGTTCCACGGCGTGGACCTGACGACCACGATCTCGCCGTTCCGCGACATGCACGAGATCGCCTACAAGGTCTATCGCGCCCAGGGCAATTATCCGCTCGCGCTGGCGCATCTGGAGGCCTTCAAGCGGCTGGACGACCAGGGCCGCTCGCTCGCGGCGTCCGCCAACCTCGCGCTGATCGGCGCGCAATTCGACTTCGCCACGCAGCTTTTCGAGATCGAGCATCTCAGATCCGAGCAGCTCAAGCGCGACATCTCGCTGCGCGAATCGCGCGCCGCGACGCAGACCGTGATCTTCGCGGCGATGATGCTGGGCGTCGTGCTCCTGATGCTCTGGATCGGCTGGCGCCATCTTTTGGTGCGCCGCCACCGCAACGCGATCACCCAGAAGAACGTCGAACTGACGCGGACCCTGTCGGAGCGCGACATCGAGATCGCGCGCCGCAACGAGGTGGAAGCGCATCTGCGCCTCGCCATGGAGGCGGCCGAGGAGGCCAACCGCGCCAAGAGCCATTTCCTGGCCAATATGAGCCACGAGCTGCGCACGCCGCTGAACGCGATCATCGGCTTCTCCGAACTGATGGCGCACGGTGCGATCACCGGGCCCAAGCTCAAGGAATACGCGGCCGACATCAATATCAGCGGGCAGAACCTGCTTCGCATCCTGAACGACATCCTCGACATGGCGCGGATCGACGCCGGGACCGTCACGCTGACCGAAAACGAGATGCCGCTCGGCGAGATCGTCGAGAGCGCGGTGCGCGAGATCGAGAACACCCCGGCCGCCGCCGGAAAGACGATCCGGATGGACGGCGGCGCCCGCCAGGTCCGCGTGCGTGGCGACGACAAGCGGCTGCGCCAGATCCTGGTCAACCTGCTGTCGAACGCCGCGAAGTTCACCGGCAGGGACGCGGCGATCTCGATCGCCACGGAGCTGGTCGAGGACGGCGTGGATATCGTGGTGACCGACAACGGCGTCGGCATTCCCGAGGACAAGCTCGCCACGGTGATGGAGCCGTTCGGCCAGGCGGAGAGCACCTATGCGCGCCTGCATGGCGGCGTCGGGCTCGGCCTGCCGATCGTCCGGTCGCTCGTGCGCCTGCACGGCGGGCGCTTCACGCTGACCAGCGAGGTCGACCGGGGCACCGTGGCGCGGGTCCACCTGCCGGCGGAGCGCGTCCTCTTCGCATTCTGGACCGGCAAGGTGGCGGCCGCGTCCTGA
- a CDS encoding helix-turn-helix domain-containing protein, with amino-acid sequence MVINRTGWEPKAAARMAHRARSISKPEHLKALASPIRHDIVDRLAAMGPLSVRDLARVLGRKPTAIYRHLVTLEKLGLVRASATSGTRGRPAMVYRTVAPLARLARPPRIKGNRAPMVKIANAMARQAAREYAGAFHADGGTVDGPRRNHAFFELVTSPSPKKLARINAMLDELAQLMWTPDKNPGRPIRVTWFLSPTSRVKPSKARQPHGGKTGQVVKFTRPRAASSNRGGRAVRQVSAA; translated from the coding sequence ATGGTCATCAACAGGACGGGCTGGGAACCGAAGGCGGCCGCACGCATGGCGCATCGCGCACGATCGATTTCGAAGCCCGAGCATCTCAAGGCGCTGGCGAGCCCCATCCGGCACGACATCGTCGATCGTCTCGCGGCGATGGGTCCGCTCTCGGTCCGCGATCTGGCGCGGGTGCTCGGGCGCAAGCCGACGGCGATCTACCGCCATCTCGTGACCTTGGAGAAACTCGGCCTGGTCCGGGCCTCGGCGACCTCCGGCACGCGGGGCCGGCCGGCCATGGTGTATCGGACGGTCGCTCCGCTCGCGCGCCTGGCGCGTCCGCCGCGCATCAAGGGCAACCGCGCGCCGATGGTGAAGATCGCCAATGCGATGGCGCGGCAGGCGGCCCGCGAATATGCCGGCGCGTTTCATGCCGATGGCGGCACGGTCGACGGCCCCAGGCGCAACCACGCCTTTTTCGAGCTCGTCACCTCGCCGTCGCCCAAGAAGCTGGCCCGGATCAACGCGATGCTCGACGAATTGGCGCAGTTGATGTGGACGCCGGACAAAAATCCGGGACGCCCCATCCGCGTCACCTGGTTCCTGTCGCCGACCTCGCGCGTGAAGCCGTCGAAGGCCCGGCAGCCCCATGGCGGAAAGACCGGCCAGGTCGTGAAATTCACTCGCCCGCGCGCCGCCTCGAGCAATCGCGGCGGCCGCGCCGTGCGGCAGGTTTCGGCCGCTTAG
- a CDS encoding S8 family peptidase, which translates to MARKWLLVGATVGCLFAGGSALADTGAGGALSAARPITPLYGSINPFYGSINPFYGPINPFYGSINPFYGDINPFYGDINPFYGDISPFWGDIQPFWGDIQPFYGTILPFYGSNNAFWGDMNPFVGNSFFKTVQPFWKNAGPQWGDINQTWSQLQAGNARNYASLQSQLNAFVSTSANFWGAAVKQATGKNFNDGFAQPMFAKYGINPNDPNSLANTSVDTRSLFFLNWYDGLMSYTGVDHVDWWMGSVHWSPALTQIQGLGTNSVIGVLDANFTSDNSGVANLVFAGGYQTYSNDHGAAVASLIAAQHDGQGIMGIAPNSTVEVYNPFDQTGTASWSDVSQGIYTLYKKGAYVVNASLGVPGSVLSSDWANILTSPQLSNRNHDLVLVKAAGNDGITQTANVAWTGSQAPNNLLLVGSIGPTDQISWFSNSPGESCILVNGICKEQNKLKYRFLVAPGELILVSDNHGGVTRMTGTSLAAPLVTGAVALLQDRWPWLQQHAEETVQIILQSADDLGAPGVDPIYGWGKLDIQASQSPLDFNDLMIYQPFSYSGRPVATSFLLPTWSPASLKYSLLNAGQLNLWQQKGAFLVAFETIGSTFRDFTIPLSSLLVGKNQNVNGTSNPFQSYLYQRLIDWAHGKNSLSFESQSTQLAQGDWQLGIVTTESTPDETSRGEGPFHAEFVASNREAGVELHMGEGSAAYSMMGTGAFSLRSDFDPATGGVNPVLGFASGGMYASGGYSVTRDLKLNFGFSQKSDDHVYIDPTFGPLKELPLATARASASVAGLDYAIGKDLTINASYTMLTEDDGLLGSQGGGALAFAGAAHTQGTTLGATAALSDGWTVSGSGTLARTSAAQSAASSLALSQAGLQSTAYELAATKLGVLSEFDSLRFSLTQPLHVESGALLYTALQVVDRDTGAVGPVTQTWNIAGKREYRMETTYDVPVLEGRGAVDGFAVLDMNPPSAPDTPMSVSVGAQFRVAL; encoded by the coding sequence ATGGCTCGGAAATGGCTGCTCGTGGGCGCCACCGTCGGCTGCCTGTTCGCCGGCGGGAGCGCCTTGGCGGATACCGGCGCAGGCGGCGCATTGTCGGCCGCCCGCCCGATCACCCCTCTCTACGGCTCGATCAACCCCTTCTACGGCTCCATCAATCCGTTCTACGGACCGATCAATCCCTTTTACGGTTCGATCAACCCGTTCTACGGCGACATCAACCCGTTTTATGGCGACATCAATCCCTTCTACGGCGACATCAGTCCGTTCTGGGGCGACATCCAGCCCTTCTGGGGCGATATCCAGCCGTTCTACGGCACGATCCTGCCGTTCTACGGGAGCAACAACGCGTTCTGGGGCGACATGAATCCCTTCGTCGGGAACTCGTTCTTCAAGACCGTGCAGCCGTTCTGGAAAAACGCCGGCCCGCAATGGGGCGACATCAACCAGACCTGGAGTCAGCTGCAGGCCGGCAACGCGCGCAACTATGCGAGCCTGCAAAGCCAGTTGAACGCCTTCGTCAGCACCAGCGCGAATTTCTGGGGCGCGGCCGTGAAGCAGGCGACGGGCAAGAACTTCAACGACGGCTTCGCCCAGCCGATGTTCGCCAAATACGGGATCAATCCCAACGACCCCAATTCGCTGGCCAATACCAGCGTCGACACGCGCTCGCTGTTCTTCCTCAACTGGTATGACGGGCTGATGTCCTACACCGGCGTCGACCATGTCGACTGGTGGATGGGCTCGGTGCACTGGTCGCCGGCGCTGACCCAGATCCAGGGCCTGGGCACGAACTCGGTCATCGGCGTCCTGGACGCCAATTTCACCAGCGACAACAGCGGCGTCGCCAACCTGGTGTTCGCCGGCGGCTACCAGACCTATTCCAACGATCACGGCGCGGCGGTGGCGAGCCTGATCGCGGCCCAGCACGACGGACAGGGCATCATGGGCATCGCGCCCAACTCCACCGTCGAGGTCTACAACCCGTTCGACCAGACCGGCACCGCGAGCTGGTCGGACGTCAGCCAGGGCATCTACACGCTCTACAAGAAGGGCGCCTATGTCGTGAACGCCTCGCTCGGCGTGCCGGGCTCGGTGCTGTCGAGCGACTGGGCCAATATCCTGACCAGCCCGCAGCTCAGCAACCGCAACCACGATCTCGTCCTGGTGAAGGCGGCCGGCAATGACGGCATCACGCAGACCGCGAACGTGGCGTGGACCGGCAGCCAGGCGCCCAACAATTTGCTTCTCGTCGGCTCCATCGGCCCGACCGACCAGATCTCCTGGTTCTCGAACTCGCCCGGCGAGTCCTGCATCCTGGTCAACGGCATCTGCAAGGAGCAGAACAAGCTCAAATACCGCTTCCTGGTCGCGCCCGGCGAACTGATCCTCGTCTCGGACAATCACGGCGGCGTCACCCGCATGACGGGCACCTCGCTCGCCGCGCCGCTGGTGACGGGCGCCGTCGCCCTTCTGCAGGACCGCTGGCCGTGGCTGCAGCAGCACGCCGAAGAGACAGTGCAGATCATCCTGCAATCGGCCGACGACCTCGGTGCGCCCGGCGTCGATCCGATCTATGGCTGGGGCAAGCTCGACATCCAGGCGTCGCAATCGCCGCTCGATTTCAACGATCTGATGATCTATCAGCCCTTCAGCTATAGCGGCCGGCCGGTCGCGACGTCGTTCCTGCTGCCGACCTGGTCGCCGGCCTCGCTCAAATATTCGCTCCTGAACGCCGGCCAGCTCAATCTGTGGCAGCAGAAGGGCGCGTTCCTCGTGGCGTTCGAGACTATCGGCTCCACCTTCCGCGACTTCACCATTCCGCTCAGCAGCCTGCTGGTCGGCAAGAACCAGAACGTCAACGGCACCAGCAATCCGTTCCAGAGCTATCTCTATCAGCGCCTGATCGACTGGGCACACGGCAAGAACTCGCTGTCCTTCGAATCGCAGTCCACCCAGCTCGCCCAGGGCGACTGGCAGCTCGGCATCGTGACGACCGAATCCACGCCGGACGAGACCAGCCGCGGCGAGGGGCCGTTCCATGCCGAGTTCGTCGCGTCCAACCGCGAGGCGGGAGTCGAGCTGCACATGGGCGAAGGCAGCGCGGCCTATTCGATGATGGGTACAGGCGCCTTCTCGCTGCGGTCCGATTTCGATCCGGCGACCGGCGGCGTCAATCCGGTGCTCGGCTTCGCGTCCGGCGGCATGTATGCGAGCGGCGGATATTCCGTCACGCGCGACCTCAAGCTGAATTTCGGTTTCAGCCAGAAATCCGACGACCACGTCTACATCGATCCGACCTTCGGGCCGCTCAAGGAGCTGCCGCTCGCGACGGCGCGCGCCTCGGCCTCGGTCGCCGGGCTCGACTATGCGATCGGGAAGGATCTGACGATCAACGCCTCCTATACGATGCTGACCGAGGACGATGGGCTGCTCGGCTCGCAGGGCGGCGGCGCGCTGGCCTTCGCCGGCGCGGCGCATACCCAGGGCACGACGCTGGGCGCCACGGCCGCGTTGTCGGACGGATGGACGGTCTCCGGCTCGGGCACGCTGGCGCGCACGAGCGCCGCGCAATCGGCGGCATCGAGCCTGGCGCTGTCGCAGGCCGGCCTGCAATCGACCGCCTACGAACTCGCCGCGACGAAACTGGGCGTGCTTTCGGAGTTCGACAGCCTGCGCTTCTCGCTGACCCAGCCGCTGCATGTCGAAAGCGGCGCGCTACTCTACACCGCGCTCCAGGTCGTGGACCGGGACACCGGCGCGGTCGGCCCGGTGACCCAGACCTGGAACATCGCCGGCAAGCGCGAATACCGGATGGAAACGACCTATGACGTGCCGGTCCTGGAAGGCCGCGGCGCGGTCGACGGCTTCGCCGTGCTGGACATGAACCCGCCCAGCGCGCCGGACACGCCGATGTCGGTTTCGGTCGGCGCGCAATTCCGCGTCGCTTTGTAA
- a CDS encoding efflux RND transporter periplasmic adaptor subunit has translation MPETNNPLHYIAPKRLRLIGYIAGGIAILIVAVGLVTRVMASREVDNWTQDNALPTVSVINLANSKSGSLVLPGNVQAFNSAPIYAQITGYVQKWYVDIGTPVKAGQLLAQIDPRTYQAAVDQAKGALARDQASLGEAKLDLTRFTALAAQHAISDQQLSSQKALVASDVGIVALDEANLKAAQINLNYTRIVAPFDGTLTSRSIDIGNYVAAGNGSATPLFTVADDTKVRIYVSVPQNSSSQLKPGMAAKFTVPQHPGQVFVAALAASADSVNTQTGTVLVQLLADNPGDLFNPGDYAQVTFDLPADKSAIRLPASALIFGDNGTAIAVVGPRNRVVLKPVTILRDYGTAVEIAAGLSPSDRVIDNPPDSLRPGDEVRLATATPAAP, from the coding sequence ATGCCTGAGACCAATAATCCCTTGCACTATATTGCGCCGAAGCGGCTGAGGCTCATCGGCTATATCGCGGGCGGCATCGCGATCCTGATCGTCGCGGTCGGCCTCGTCACGCGCGTCATGGCGAGCCGCGAGGTCGACAACTGGACGCAGGACAACGCGTTGCCGACGGTGAGCGTGATCAACCTCGCCAACAGCAAGAGCGGCAGCCTCGTATTGCCGGGCAATGTGCAGGCGTTCAACAGCGCGCCGATCTATGCCCAGATCACGGGCTATGTGCAGAAGTGGTATGTCGACATCGGTACGCCGGTGAAGGCCGGCCAGCTTCTGGCGCAGATCGATCCGCGCACCTATCAGGCGGCGGTCGACCAGGCAAAGGGCGCGTTGGCCCGCGACCAGGCCAGTCTGGGGGAAGCCAAGCTCGATCTTACGCGCTTCACGGCACTCGCGGCGCAGCACGCGATTTCCGACCAGCAGCTCTCCTCGCAGAAAGCGCTGGTGGCATCGGATGTCGGCATCGTCGCGCTCGACGAGGCGAACCTGAAGGCGGCGCAGATCAACCTCAACTACACGCGCATTGTCGCGCCGTTCGACGGAACCCTCACCAGCCGCTCGATCGACATCGGCAATTACGTGGCCGCGGGCAACGGCTCGGCGACACCCCTCTTCACCGTCGCGGACGACACCAAGGTGCGCATCTATGTGAGCGTGCCGCAGAATTCTTCGAGCCAGCTCAAACCCGGCATGGCGGCGAAGTTCACGGTGCCGCAGCATCCTGGACAGGTGTTCGTCGCCGCGCTGGCGGCATCCGCCGATTCGGTGAACACCCAGACCGGAACCGTGCTGGTTCAGCTCCTCGCCGACAATCCGGGCGATCTGTTCAATCCCGGCGACTACGCCCAGGTGACGTTCGACCTGCCGGCGGACAAGAGCGCCATTCGCCTGCCGGCCAGCGCCCTGATCTTCGGAGACAACGGCACCGCCATCGCCGTGGTGGGGCCGCGCAATCGCGTCGTCCTCAAGCCGGTGACCATCCTGCGCGACTACGGCACGGCGGTCGAAATCGCCGCCGGCCTGTCGCCGAGCGACCGCGTCATCGACAATCCGCCCGATTCGCTGCGCCCGGGCGACGAAGTACGGCTGGCCACGGCGACTCCCGCGGCGCCGTGA
- a CDS encoding GMC family oxidoreductase N-terminal domain-containing protein, with protein sequence MANRQSEHAFDYVIAGAGTAGCVLANRLSEDPNNRVCLIEAGGKDSHPFIHVPALVGAALTLKQVSWGLETVPQENLNGRRIPVPRGRVLGGSSSVNGMVYFRGHAKDYDDWAAAGNVGWSFAEVLPYFLRSENNAEYPGSPYHGHSGPMHVSDIKGPNPLNAVFADAMRDLQFRHCDDFNGPNPEGYGLRQGAIRNGRRESGVTAFLRPAIGRANLTVMTDAPIARVVVENKRATGVDVLADGGTRRVEARREVVLSGGAVGSPQMLLLSGIGDGAALQALGIAVEHHLPAVGANYHDHVAASVQMWTDNSQSYGISVKAFPRGVWNVLQYLLARQGPFASNVFESHAVLRSTAGLDRPDIQVVFQPARRNQNLFPLPLGHGFAISIVLLHPKSRGRLTLKSADPRALPLIDPKLLSAAEDFEPLVRGLKLARRVFAASAFAPYKASEFLPGASVEGDAPLKDYVRATAATVHHPAGSCRMGVNDDAVVTPELKVRGIEGLRVADASIFPKLMGGNTNAPVVMAAEKAADMILGKAPPAPLALSQ encoded by the coding sequence ATGGCCAACCGGCAAAGCGAGCACGCCTTCGACTACGTGATCGCAGGCGCCGGCACGGCTGGTTGCGTGCTGGCCAACCGGCTGTCCGAAGACCCGAACAATCGAGTCTGCCTGATCGAGGCAGGCGGCAAGGACAGCCATCCCTTCATCCATGTGCCGGCGCTGGTTGGCGCGGCGCTGACGCTCAAGCAAGTGAGCTGGGGCCTGGAAACGGTGCCGCAGGAGAATCTGAACGGGCGGCGCATACCGGTCCCGCGCGGCCGGGTGCTCGGCGGATCGAGTTCGGTCAACGGCATGGTCTATTTTCGCGGCCACGCGAAGGACTATGACGATTGGGCGGCGGCGGGAAATGTCGGCTGGTCGTTCGCCGAAGTGCTGCCCTATTTCCTGCGTTCGGAGAACAACGCGGAATATCCCGGCTCGCCTTATCACGGCCATAGCGGGCCGATGCATGTCAGCGATATCAAGGGACCCAATCCGCTGAACGCGGTGTTCGCCGACGCGATGCGCGATTTGCAGTTCCGGCACTGCGACGACTTCAACGGCCCGAACCCGGAAGGCTACGGCCTGCGCCAGGGCGCGATAAGGAATGGACGCCGCGAATCCGGCGTCACCGCCTTCCTGAGGCCGGCGATCGGCCGCGCCAACCTGACGGTGATGACGGACGCACCGATCGCACGCGTGGTGGTGGAGAACAAGCGTGCGACGGGCGTGGACGTGCTTGCCGATGGCGGGACACGGCGAGTCGAAGCGCGACGCGAGGTGGTCTTGAGCGGCGGCGCGGTCGGTTCGCCGCAGATGCTGCTGCTGTCGGGCATCGGCGACGGCGCGGCGCTGCAGGCGCTCGGCATCGCGGTCGAACATCACCTGCCGGCGGTCGGCGCGAACTATCACGACCATGTCGCGGCGAGCGTGCAGATGTGGACGGACAATTCCCAGTCCTACGGCATCTCGGTGAAGGCCTTTCCGCGCGGGGTGTGGAACGTCTTGCAATATCTATTGGCGCGACAAGGACCGTTCGCGAGCAATGTGTTCGAGTCGCATGCGGTACTGCGCTCGACCGCCGGGCTCGACCGGCCGGACATCCAGGTCGTGTTCCAGCCGGCGCGGCGCAACCAGAACCTGTTCCCGCTGCCGCTGGGCCATGGCTTCGCGATCAGCATCGTGCTGCTGCACCCCAAAAGCCGCGGGCGGCTGACGCTCAAGAGCGCCGATCCGCGCGCCCTGCCCCTGATCGATCCGAAACTGCTGAGCGCGGCGGAGGATTTCGAGCCTCTGGTGCGCGGACTCAAACTCGCGCGGCGCGTCTTCGCGGCGTCGGCTTTCGCGCCCTACAAGGCGAGCGAGTTCCTGCCGGGCGCGTCGGTCGAGGGCGACGCGCCGCTCAAGGATTATGTGCGCGCGACCGCCGCGACGGTGCATCATCCGGCCGGCTCGTGCCGCATGGGCGTCAACGACGACGCGGTCGTGACACCGGAGCTCAAGGTGCGCGGGATCGAGGGCCTGCGCGTCGCCGACGCCTCGATCTTCCCCAAGCTGATGGGCGGCAACACCAACGCGCCGGTCGTGATGGCGGCGGAGAAAGCGGCCGACATGATCCTGGGCAAGGCGCCGCCGGCGCCGCTGGCCTTGTCGCAATAA
- a CDS encoding serine hydrolase domain-containing protein: MHASGTHGLNAERLAHLKAVIEDDIKKDLYFGGAVIVARHGEIGLYEAFGHADSKKSRPVKKDSVFSLFSVTKSFTNVLVLRAIEMGQFAFHTKIKDVVPQFAGKGRDDITVLHLLTHSSGMPPIYTPSEGMYIDVLEDMVMTICERIAAEHRPNEVVAYSALVSHAMLGYMLVKTDPKGRRYRDIANEDLLFPLGLKDTSVGRRLDLKERHLVPEFRGNSPTQHLGHSNLGPNGAFEEEDAEMPWVGIVSTALDMYRFAEMFRRGGDGNGVRILSPTSVKLARRNWTGDKPNEVFKKLCIDRGWPVIPAYIGLGFPLRGDAVGVNLYGSMTSPGTMGGYGAGTTIWWTDPELDLTFVGLMTGVMNADANYVRWRRLSDIAVSAAT, from the coding sequence ATGCACGCCTCTGGGACTCACGGACTGAACGCCGAGCGCCTCGCGCATCTCAAGGCCGTCATCGAGGACGATATCAAGAAGGACCTCTATTTCGGCGGCGCCGTCATCGTGGCGCGGCACGGCGAGATCGGACTCTACGAGGCGTTCGGCCATGCCGACTCGAAGAAGAGCCGGCCGGTGAAGAAGGATTCGGTGTTCAGCCTGTTCTCGGTCACCAAATCGTTCACCAATGTGCTGGTGCTGCGCGCGATCGAGATGGGGCAGTTCGCCTTCCACACCAAGATCAAGGACGTGGTGCCGCAGTTCGCCGGCAAGGGCCGCGACGACATCACGGTGCTGCACCTGCTGACGCATTCCTCCGGCATGCCGCCGATCTATACGCCGAGCGAAGGCATGTATATCGACGTGCTCGAGGACATGGTGATGACGATCTGCGAGCGCATCGCCGCCGAGCACCGGCCGAACGAGGTCGTCGCCTATTCCGCGCTCGTCAGCCACGCCATGCTAGGCTACATGCTGGTCAAGACCGATCCCAAGGGCCGGCGCTATCGCGATATCGCCAACGAGGATCTGCTGTTTCCGCTCGGCCTCAAGGACACCTCGGTCGGCCGGCGGCTCGACCTGAAGGAGCGGCATCTCGTTCCGGAATTCCGCGGCAACTCGCCGACGCAGCATCTGGGCCACAGCAATTTGGGACCGAACGGCGCGTTCGAAGAGGAAGATGCCGAGATGCCGTGGGTCGGCATCGTCTCGACGGCGCTCGACATGTACCGCTTCGCCGAGATGTTCCGGCGCGGCGGCGACGGCAACGGCGTGCGCATCCTGTCGCCGACCAGCGTCAAGCTGGCGCGGCGCAACTGGACCGGCGACAAGCCCAACGAGGTGTTCAAGAAGCTCTGCATCGACCGCGGCTGGCCGGTCATTCCGGCCTATATCGGGCTCGGCTTTCCGCTGCGGGGCGACGCGGTCGGCGTCAATCTCTACGGCTCGATGACCTCGCCGGGCACGATGGGCGGCTATGGTGCCGGCACGACGATCTGGTGGACCGATCCGGAACTGGACCTGACCTTCGTCGGCCTCATGACCGGGGTGATGAACGCCGACGCGAACTATGTGCGCTGGCGGCGCCTGTCGGACATCGCCGTCTCGGCCGCGACCTAG